A single window of Colletotrichum destructivum chromosome 9, complete sequence DNA harbors:
- a CDS encoding Putative aminotransferase class V domain, pyridoxal phosphate-dependent transferase, major, with the protein MPSRADITYFGAGPALLPTDVLEDAAKALVNFEDTGLGIAEHSHRSAIATTIINEAKADLASYLDIPDDYEVLFMQGGGSGEFSATAYNLVGNWVARKRNEIGSDDDSAVPELKAAVKNLKIDYIVTGGWSQKAAAEAERLFGSEHVNIVADSRKTNGGKFGTIPDESTWNLSQDAAMVYYCDNETVDGVEFPGFPKSLEPGPNGPIVVADMSSNILSRKIPVRNFSAIFFGAQKNLGSTGVTVVIIKKSLLPQPSAALMRQLGLPIPPRILEYAAIAKSNSLYNTLSIFDVYIAGRVLKRLLQQHPDKVQGQQAISEQKAQLIYKALEAHPETYRIVPDKTVRSRMNICFRIKDGDAAEEAFLKAAAAQGLTGLKGHRDVGGIRASNYNSVPLEGAEKLAKFIETFASR; encoded by the exons ATGCCCTCTAGAGCAGACATCACCTACTTTGGTGCAGGCCCGGCCTTGCTGCCTACTGACGTCCTTGAGGACGCTGCCAAGGCCCTGGTCAACTTTGAAGATACTGGTCTAGGCATCGCCGAGCACTCGCACCGCTCGGCCATTGCTACCACCATCATCAATGAGGCTAAGGCCGATCTGGCCTCCTACCTTGACATTCCCGACGACTACGAGGTCCTCTTCATGCAGGGCGGTGGCTCGGGAGAGTTCTCTGCTACGGCGTATAACCTTGTCGGCAACTGGGTTGCTCGCAAGCGTAACGAGATTGGGTCGGATGATGACAGCGCAGTCCCGGAGCTCAAGGCGGCCGTGAAGAATCTCAAGATCGACTATATCGTCACTGGTGGCTGGTCGCAAAAGGCAGCGGCGGAAGCTGAGCGACTCTTTGGCTCCGAGCACGTCAACATCGTGGCGGACAGCCGCAAGACAAATGGCGGCAAGTTTGGAACCATCCCGGATGAGAGTACCTGGAACCTGTCTCAGGACGCTGCCATGGTCTACTACTGCGACAATGAGaccgtcgatggcgtcgagtTCCCCGGGTTCCCCAAATCCCTCGAGCCGGGGCCCAATGGACCAATTGTTGTTGCCGACATGAGCTCCAACATCCTTTCAAGGAAGATTCCGGTTCGCAACTTCTCGGCTATCTTCTTCGGTGCCCAGAAGAACCTTGGATCGACCGGTGTGACTgtcgtcatcatcaagaaGAGCCTCCTGCCGCAGCCTTCCGCGGCCTTGATGAGACAACTGGGTCTGCCGATTCCGCCTCGTATCCTCGAGTATGCGGCTATTGCCAAGAGCAACAGTCTCTACAACACACTCAGCATCTTTGA CGTGTACATCGCGGGCCGGGTTCTGAAGAGGCTGCTGCAACAACACCCTGACAAGGTCCAAGGTCAGCAGGCCATATCTGAACAGAAGGCTCAACTCATCTacaaggccctcgaggcccaCCCTGAAACCTACAGGATCGTGCCGGACAAGACGGTGCGGTCTCGTATGAACATCTGCTTCAGGATCAAggatggcgatgccgccgaggaagcctTCTTGAAGGCGGCTGCCGCCCAGGGGCTGACCGGGTTGAAGGGCCATCGTGACGTGGGAGGAATCCGGGCGAGCAACTACAACTCGGTTCCTCTCGAGGGTGCGGAGAAGCTTGCCAAGTTTATCGAGACTTTCGCGTCGCGGTAG
- a CDS encoding Putative molybdate transporter 1/2, producing MATVLSQLKRVQQHNVATLRRSPLAEISGALGDLGTLLPLMIALAVQRSIYLDSTLVFSGIFNVVTGAVFGIPLPVQPMKAIAAAAISRSEYGNIQTVMAAGQWVSLVVLVMSLTGLIRWVTKNVPVPVVKGIQLGAGLSLVMAAGSSLLRDLHWTYPVVDNRLWALAAFLVLIFTQRLPRFPYALCVFVLSLVFAFIATLTKRDDVHILRIPDIWQPHWFQWDLDWFKYKPLSMAIGQLPLTTLNSVIAVSALAADLLPDMPTPSVTAMGISVGVMNLIGTWWGAMPVCHGAGGLAAQYRFGARSGASVIVLGLFKIVLGVIFGNSLIDLLKHYPKSLLGVMVIAAGLELAKVGHSLNHGASDLWESSIGSGGGGFTRQQRTLSDNERAERWTVMLMTTAGILAFRNDAIGFVAGMLCYWAYRLSDRTQKWWESRRSLTGGETAPLLS from the exons ATGGCGACTGTTCTAAGTCAACTGAAACGCGTCCAACAACACAATGTTGCGACGCTGCGCCGCTCCCCCCTCGCCGAGATCTCTGGGGctctcggcgacctgggaACTCTCCTGCCCTTAATGATCGCATTGGCTGTCCAACGTTCCATCTACCTTGACAGCACTCTAGTGTTTTCCGGAATCTTCAACGTCGTgaccggcgccgtcttcggcatccCGCTACCCGTGCAGCCGATGAAG gccatcgccgccgctgccatcTCACGGTCCGAATATGGCAACATCCAAACCGTCATGGCCGCCGGCCAGTGGGTCAGTCTGGTCGTCCTCGTAATGAGCCTCACAGGCTTGATCCGCTGGGTCACCAAGAACGTCCCCGTACCCGTCGTCAAAGGCATCCAGCTTGGTGCCGGCCTCTCCCTTGTCATGGCTGCCGGCTCCAGCCTGCTTCGGGACCTGCACTGGACGTaccccgtcgtcgacaacagGCTCTGGGCCCTCGCCGCTTTCCTCGTGCTCATCTTCACCCAGAGGCTACCGCGCTTCCCCTACGCGCTGTGCGTTTTTGTTCTGTCTctcgtcttcgccttcatcgccacCCTCACAAAACGCGACGACGTCCACATTCTCCGTATTCCCGACATCTGGCAGCCTCACTGGTTCCAATGGGACCTTGACTGGTTCAAGTACAAGCCCCTGTCCATGGCCATCGGCCAGCTGCCGCTCACCACCCTCAactccgtcatcgccgttagcgccctcgcggccgacCTGCTCCCTGATATGCCCACCCCGTCAGTAACCGCCATGGGCATCAGCGTCGGAGTCATGAACCTGATCGGCACCTGGTGGGGCGCCATGCCCGTGtgccacggcgccggcgggctcgCGGCGCAGTACCGCTTCGGAGCACGCAGCGGCGCAAGCGTCATCGTCTTGGGCTTGTTCAAGATCGTCCTGGGTGTCATCTTCGGGAACTCTCTTATCGATCTGCTTAAGCACTACCCCAAGAGTCTGTTGGGCGTCATGGTCATCGCCGCGGGActcgagctggccaaggtTGGGCACAGTCTGAACCATGGCGCCTCGGATCTCTGGGAGAGCTCTATTGGTAGCGGAGGTGGCGGCTTCACAAGGCAGCAACGCACGCTCTCGGACAACGAGAGGGCCGAGAGATGGACGGTCATGCTGATGACTACGGCGGGCATTCTCGCGTTCCGCAATGATGCTATTGGCTTTGTTGCAGGCATGCTGTGTTACTGGGCGTACCGGCTCTCGGATAGGACGCAGAAGTGGTGGGAGAGCAGGAGATCTCTGACTGGCGGCGAGACCGCGCCGCTTCTGAGTTGA